A genomic region of Phragmites australis chromosome 2, lpPhrAust1.1, whole genome shotgun sequence contains the following coding sequences:
- the LOC133895802 gene encoding alpha-xylosidase 1-like, with protein MNAVLPLLTPRHYSCSVSRQLFLSLSLSLSLSSLALGISSHFILRPSAHRAAVQREGGENQRVKTEQNEMQSFPGSPISSGAIPSLLWCLLLLTLASSNGVFATALKDGCGYKLVSLVQQPNGGGLVGYLQVKQRTSTYGPDIPCLRLFVKHETRDRVRVQITDAEKQRWEVPYNLLPREPAPPVTGAKITGVPFTAPEFPGEELVFTYGRDPFWFAVHRRSTRQPLFNTSSGALVFKDQYLEVSTAIPQDAALYGLGENTQPGGIRLRPNDPYTLYTTDISAINLNTDLYGSHPVYMDLRSLGGRGVAHAVLLLNSNGMDVFYKGTSLTYKVIGGLLDFYFFAGPTPLAVVDQYTSMIGRPAPMPYWAFGFHQCRWGYKNLSVVEDVVEGYRTAQIPLDVIWNDDDHMDAAKDFTLDPVNYPRPKLLAFLDKIHAQGMKYIVLIDPGIAVNNSYGVYQRGMARDVFIKLDGHPYLAQVWPGPVYFPDFLNPNGVSWWIDEVRRFHDLVPVDGLWIDMNEASNFCTGKCTIPKKHKCPVPESKTPWVCCLDCKNLTNTRWDEPPYKINASGQTARLGFNTIATSATHYNGILEYNAHSLYGFSQAIATHRGLQGLQGKRPFILTRSTFVGSGAYAAHWTGDNKGTWENLRYSISTMLNFGIFGMPMVGADICGFYPSPTEELCNRWIELGAFYPFSRDHANFASPRQELYVWASVAKSARNALGMRYKLLPYLYTLNYQAHLTGAPVARPVFFSFPDFTPCYGLSTQYLLGESVMVSPVLEEGATSVSAMFPPGSWYNLFDATKVVVSKGEGSVKLDAPLNEINVHVYQNTVLPMQRGGFISKDARATPFTLVVAFPFGATQADAEGAVFVDDDERPEMVLAEGQATYVRFYASVRGKAVTVRSEVQMGSYSLQNGLVIERLSVLGLEGTGKDLAIQVDGTDATAIATSSPYFAAGANAKLHRQEGVESSKKSVMVEVGGLALPLGKSFTVTWNMQIAA; from the exons ATGAATGCAGTGCTGCCACTGCTCACTCCACGCCATTACTCGTGTTCAGTATCCCGGcagctctttctctctctctctctctctctctctctatcgtCTCTCGCACTAGGCATCTCCTCACACTTCATACTGCGGCCCAGTGCCCACAGAGCTGCTGTACaaagggagggaggagaaaacCAGCGAGTGAAAACTGAGCAGAACGAAATGCAGTCATTTCCTGGTTCGCCCATCTCCTCCGGAGCTATCCCCAGCCTCTTGTGGTGTCTTCTTCTCTTGACCTTGGCAAGCAGCAATGGTGTGTTTGCCACAGCACTAAAGGATGGGTGTGGCTACAAGCTGGTGTCCCTGGTTCAGCAACCCAATGGGGGCGGCCTTGTGGGCTACCTGCAGGTGAAGCAGCGCACCTCCACCTATGGCCCTGACATCCCTTGTCTCAGGCTCTTTGTCAA GCACGAGACGAGGGACAGGGTGCGAGTGCAGATCACCGATGCAGAGAAGCAGAGGTGGGAGGTCCCCTACAACCTGCTCCCCCGGGAGCCAGCCCCACCGGTGACCGGCGCCAAGATCACCGGCGTCCCCTTCACCGCCCCTGAGTTCCCGGGCGAGGAGCTGGTGTTCACCTATGGCCGCGACCCGTTCTGGTTCGCGGTGCACCGCCGGTCCACCCGGCAGCCGCTGTTCAACACCAGCTCCGGTGCGCTGGTGTTCAAGGACCAGTACCTCGAGGTGTCCACGGCGATTCCCCAGGACGCCGCGCTGTACGGGCTCGGCGAGAACACGCAGCCCGGCGGCATCAGGCTGCGGCCCAACGATCCCTACACGCTCTACACGACAGACATCTCGGCCATCAACCTCAACACCGATCTCTACGGCTCGCACCCGGTTTACATGGACCTCAGGAGCCTGGGCGGCCGCGGCGTGGCGCACGCCGTGCTGCTGCTCAACAGCAACGGGATGGATGTCTTCTACAAGGGAACGTCCCTAACGTACAAGGTCATTGGGGGTCTTCTTGATTTCTACTTCTTCGCCGGGCCGACGCCGTTGGCCGTCGTGGATCAGTACACGTCGATGATCGGCCGCCCTGCGCCCATGCCCTATTGGGCATTTG GGTTTCATCAATGTAGGTGGGGGTACAAGAACCTTTCAGTGGTAGAGGATGTTGTGGAGGGCTACCGGACTGCCCAGATACCCCTCGACGTGATCTGGAACGACGACGATCACATGGATGCCGCCAAGGACTTTACTCTCGACCCTGTCAATTACCCACGCCCGAAGCTACTGGCATTCCTTGACAAGATCCATGCTCAGGGAATGAAGTATATTGTGCTCATTGACCCTGGCATTGCCGTGAACAACTCCTATGGTGTTTACCAGCGTGGCATGGCGCGCGACGTCTTCATCAAGTTGGATGGGCATCCATACCTTGCCCAGGTCTGGCCTGGCCCTGTCTACTTCCCGGACTTCCTTAATCCGAACGGCGTGTCATGGTGGATTGATGAGGTGCGGAGGTTTCATGACCTTGTTCCGGTGGATGGGCTCTGGATTGACATGAACGAGGCCTCAAACTTCTGCACCGGCAAGTGCACAATCCCGAAGAAGCACAAATGCCCTGTGCCGGAGTCAAAGACGCCATGGGTCTGCTGCTTGGATTGCAAGAACCTTACAAACACAAGATGGGATGAGCCACCTTACAAGATCAATGCCTCTGGACAAACTGCTCGTCTCGGTTTCAACACCATTGCAACCAGCGCTACACACTACAATGGCATCCTGGAGTACAATGCACACAGCTTGTATGGCTTCTCACAGGCCATTGCCACGCACAGGGGGTTGCAAGGACTCCAGGGCAAGAGGCCATTCATCCTGACGCGTTCCACGTTCGTCGGGTCGGGCGCATATGCCGCGCACTGGACGGGCGACAACAAGGGCACATGGGAAAATCTCCGGTATTCAATCTCGACGATGCTCAACTTTGGCATCTTCGGCATGCCGATGGTTGGCGCAGACATCTGTGGCTTCTACCCGTCGCCCACTGAGGAGCTCTGCAACCGGTGGATTGAGCTCGGGGCCTTCTACCCGTTCTCCAGGGACCATGCTAACTTCGCATCTCCGAGGCAAGAGCTCTATGTCTGGGCGTCCGTGGCGAAGTCGGCACGGAACGCCCTCGGCATGCGGTACAAGCTGCTTCCCTACCTGTACACGCTCAACTACCAGGCGCACCTCACCGGCGCCCCGGTGGCACGGCCGGTGTTCTTCTCCTTCCCCGACTTCACGCCGTGCTACGGGCTGAGCACGCAGTACCTGCTCGGCGAGAGCGTCATGGTGTCCCCTGTCCTTGAGGAGGGCGCCACTTCTGTGAGCGCAATGTTCCCGCCGGGCAGCTGGTACAACCTGTTCGACGCAACGAAGGTGGTGGTGTCCAAGGGCGAGGGCTCGGTGAAACTCGACGCGCCGCTCAACGAGATCAACGTGCACGTGTACCAGAACACGGTCCTGCCCATGCAGCGCGGCGGGTTCATCTCCAAGGACGCCCGGGCGACGCCGTTCACGCTCGTGGTCGCGTTCCCGTTCGGGGCCACGCAGGCGGACGCGGAGGGCGCCGTGTTCGTGGACGACGACGAGCGGCCGGAGATGGTGCTCGCGGAAGGGCAGGCGACGTACGTCCGCTTCTACGCCAGCGTGCGCGGCAAGGCCGTGACGGTGCGGTCGGAGGTGCAGATGGGGAGCTACAGCCTGCAGAATGGACTGGTCATTGAGAGGCTCTCGGTGTTGGGACTGGAGGGAACCGGCAAAGACCTCGCCATTCAGGTGGATGGCACCGACGCCACCGCCATTGCTACGTCAAGCCCTTACTTCGCAGCAGGTGCCAACGCGAAGCTGCATCGGCAAGAAGGCGTCGAGAGTAGCAAGAAGAGCGTCATGGTGGAGGTGGGCGGTCTGGCATTGCCGCTGGGCAAGAGCTTCACCGTGACTTGGAACATGCAGATCGCAGCATAG